From a single Candidatus Bathyarchaeota archaeon genomic region:
- a CDS encoding small multi-drug export protein, whose product MYELLIFIFLSIVLECGMGIMYGIGIGYDPLLVFPAAIIINFLGIIIAVKVVERLFEWKKGFKAWLERRLARGQKLIDKYGCIGIVMGVLVLSPIQLAIVGRLIGIKPRKLYPSLFAAICVVATAFLGISLGIFKILLGQ is encoded by the coding sequence GTGTACGAGCTACTCATCTTCATATTCTTATCCATAGTACTTGAATGCGGCATGGGCATAATGTATGGAATAGGAATAGGGTATGACCCGCTACTGGTATTCCCAGCAGCCATAATCATCAACTTCTTGGGAATTATCATTGCCGTAAAAGTAGTAGAACGGCTGTTTGAGTGGAAAAAAGGTTTTAAAGCTTGGCTTGAAAGACGGCTTGCCAGAGGCCAAAAACTCATCGACAAATACGGCTGCATCGGCATAGTGATGGGCGTTCTGGTTCTTTCCCCCATTCAACTTGCGATTGTTGGCCGCTTGATAGGTATCAAACCTAGAAAACTCTATCCGTCTCTGTTCGCAGCGATTTGTGTGGTTGCCACTGCCTTTTTAGGCATATCTCTAGGTATTTTCAAAATCTTATTAGGTCAATAA
- a CDS encoding PQQ-binding-like beta-propeller repeat protein, whose amino-acid sequence MRLKLKISKTLATTVTILFLAMSTLSALPAINAQTDGSVATEVPTFLMLNVAPNPIGVGQEALINAFMTKPPITAGFRGTGTMYEGIKVEITKPDGTKATIDMGKSDSTGGTWTNFTPDQTGNYTFKATYPGQHAEETVINFFGPPSFYNITYLKSESDIVTLKVQEDPIPMFNTAPLPTEYWSRPIQAQNYFWAELGSNWYGLAAPAFATTGGYDATGNFQPYGTAPNTGHIMWVKPTHFGGQPGLPIPNDQMSNYMTTTIATNYFEPIILNGVLYYTEYSGPSAAKTAWVAVDIRTGETLWTRSAGESGNEVIRMGQVMRFKSIQEFGSWAFLYSCPSASFFGNPEYMSVYDAYSGQYLMNITNVQNPAFLIDDSEDSDQKGSLLGYYTSGGNLTMWNSSRLMLGADGITIRPSGTKNWSEGIEWTVKLPAEISQGGIAIRDHDVIILRYAPTYNQFSSLSYGSQVTAGYDAKTGKLLWGPKNQTIPKLQDVSVLGAGKDVYVLHNKDTNEAFGYSMKTGNLMWGPVKLPGNAWDHISIAAEVAYGKIFIFGFGGYVNAVDLQTGKIDWTYVPESSGYNTGYGIYPVWYNGMIADEKLFISQSHMYDPPVYPGAQQLAINTTTGKLVWSILSFTGRVPTAAADGYLIQWNSYDSQIYSIGKGPSSTTVVASPKISEQGTAVLVEGTVIDISAGTKDSDRSARFPHGVPAVSDESMSDWMEYVYMQQPKPTNATGVKVTISVLDPNGNAYNVGTTTSDSNGFYKLSFVPEVPGEYRVFATFEGSESYWPSSAETAIVVSEPEPTPTPTPVVAAPPYETYIIGMGIAVIVAVAVSTAALMLIIRKRP is encoded by the coding sequence ATGAGATTAAAACTGAAAATATCCAAAACACTAGCCACAACCGTGACAATTCTGTTTTTAGCAATGAGTACACTTTCGGCCTTACCTGCAATTAATGCGCAAACCGACGGGTCTGTAGCAACTGAAGTTCCCACCTTTTTAATGCTCAACGTTGCTCCAAACCCCATAGGCGTCGGCCAAGAAGCTCTGATCAATGCTTTCATGACCAAACCGCCAATCACCGCTGGATTCAGAGGTACAGGAACCATGTATGAAGGCATTAAAGTCGAGATTACAAAACCCGACGGAACTAAAGCAACCATTGATATGGGCAAATCTGACAGCACGGGCGGAACATGGACAAACTTTACACCTGATCAAACAGGTAATTATACCTTCAAAGCAACCTACCCAGGACAACACGCAGAAGAAACAGTCATCAATTTCTTCGGTCCACCATCATTCTACAACATCACCTACCTAAAAAGCGAAAGTGACATAGTCACCCTAAAAGTTCAAGAAGACCCCATACCAATGTTCAACACAGCGCCACTTCCAACAGAATACTGGTCCAGACCAATCCAGGCACAAAACTATTTCTGGGCTGAATTAGGTTCCAACTGGTACGGATTAGCTGCACCAGCATTTGCAACCACAGGCGGTTACGACGCTACTGGCAACTTCCAACCTTATGGCACCGCACCAAACACTGGGCACATAATGTGGGTTAAACCTACGCATTTTGGCGGACAACCAGGGCTTCCGATACCTAACGACCAAATGAGCAACTACATGACAACAACGATCGCTACTAACTATTTTGAACCAATAATCCTCAACGGCGTACTCTACTACACCGAATACTCCGGTCCTAGCGCCGCAAAGACTGCTTGGGTAGCTGTCGACATAAGGACAGGTGAAACCCTCTGGACAAGGTCTGCTGGTGAATCAGGAAACGAAGTCATTCGTATGGGTCAGGTAATGCGCTTTAAATCTATACAAGAATTTGGCTCTTGGGCGTTCCTTTATAGTTGCCCCTCAGCGTCATTCTTTGGCAACCCTGAATACATGTCTGTCTACGATGCTTACAGCGGCCAATATTTGATGAATATCACCAACGTCCAAAACCCAGCGTTCCTTATCGATGATTCGGAAGATTCTGATCAGAAAGGCAGCCTCCTTGGTTACTACACTAGCGGCGGTAACCTCACGATGTGGAACTCTAGCAGACTCATGTTGGGTGCAGATGGAATAACTATACGGCCCTCAGGCACTAAAAACTGGAGCGAAGGTATCGAATGGACAGTGAAACTTCCTGCGGAAATATCCCAAGGCGGGATAGCAATCCGCGACCATGACGTGATAATACTTAGATACGCACCAACCTACAATCAGTTCTCATCGCTAAGCTATGGTTCTCAAGTTACTGCAGGCTATGATGCAAAAACAGGAAAGTTACTTTGGGGTCCAAAGAATCAAACCATACCCAAACTCCAAGATGTATCAGTTCTAGGTGCAGGCAAAGATGTATATGTACTACATAACAAAGACACAAACGAGGCCTTTGGTTATTCGATGAAAACGGGTAACCTGATGTGGGGTCCAGTAAAACTTCCAGGCAACGCATGGGACCACATATCAATCGCGGCAGAAGTAGCATACGGAAAAATCTTCATCTTCGGCTTCGGCGGATACGTCAACGCAGTCGATTTACAAACAGGAAAAATCGATTGGACCTACGTTCCTGAGAGCTCAGGATACAACACTGGCTATGGCATCTATCCAGTTTGGTACAACGGCATGATCGCAGATGAAAAACTTTTCATCTCCCAAAGCCACATGTATGATCCTCCAGTCTATCCAGGTGCACAACAGCTTGCTATAAACACCACAACAGGCAAACTAGTATGGAGCATACTGAGCTTTACTGGGCGAGTACCTACAGCAGCCGCTGACGGCTACTTGATTCAGTGGAACAGTTATGATAGTCAAATATACTCTATAGGTAAAGGTCCCTCCTCAACCACAGTGGTAGCTTCCCCAAAAATCTCTGAGCAAGGCACCGCCGTACTTGTCGAAGGTACTGTTATAGATATATCTGCAGGCACAAAAGACTCTGATAGATCTGCAAGATTTCCCCATGGCGTCCCCGCGGTCTCTGATGAAAGCATGAGCGACTGGATGGAATACGTTTACATGCAGCAGCCTAAACCAACCAACGCTACAGGCGTTAAGGTAACCATAAGTGTACTTGACCCCAACGGTAACGCCTACAACGTCGGCACCACAACCAGCGACTCAAACGGATTCTACAAATTATCCTTCGTGCCAGAGGTCCCAGGTGAATACAGAGTGTTCGCTACTTTCGAAGGTTCTGAATCATACTGGCCTTCAAGTGCTGAAACCGCAATAGTTGTCTCAGAGCCAGAACCAACTCCGACACCGACACCAGTAGTCGCCGCTCCACCCTACGAAACCTACATTATAGGTATGGGTATCGCTGTTATCGTTGCAGTCGCAGTATCAACAGCTGCACTGATGCTTATCATCAGAAAAAGACCCTAA
- a CDS encoding SRPBCC domain-containing protein, with protein MKLEVTTIKQNVIIPNATPKQVYDAYTDPKKHSEFTDSRATGKPSVGSKFSTWDGYIFGKYLELEDGKRVVQSWATTDWEEGYPDSRLELTFRAVPEGTEIVMVHSNVPKVQAVEVEQGWMEFYWNPLKEYFSAQ; from the coding sequence TTGAAACTTGAAGTTACAACCATAAAACAGAATGTTATCATTCCAAACGCTACCCCAAAACAAGTCTACGACGCGTACACAGACCCAAAAAAACACAGCGAATTCACTGACAGCCGAGCAACAGGCAAACCATCCGTTGGTAGCAAATTCTCAACCTGGGATGGATACATCTTCGGCAAGTACCTTGAGCTGGAAGACGGCAAACGTGTTGTTCAAAGCTGGGCTACTACCGACTGGGAAGAGGGGTACCCGGATTCAAGGTTGGAGTTGACTTTTCGAGCTGTACCTGAAGGCACTGAAATCGTGATGGTGCACTCCAACGTTCCTAAAGTGCAAGCGGTTGAGGTGGAGCAGGGCTGGATGGAGTTCTACTGGAACCCCCTCAAAGAATACTTTAGCGCTCAATGA